CCTCAGAAATTTTAAAACCATCATTCGTCTCTGTCATAGTTTTGATGCGGGTTCTGCTTTCCTTGGATAATTTATCTGAGGTCATCAAAATACAATAACTCTGTTCTGCACCTCTTCCCACACGGCCTCTAAGCTGATGAAGCTGTGAAAGACCAAACCTTTCAGAACTTTCAATCACCATGACAGAAGCATTGGGAACATTTACACCTACTTCAATAACAGTGGTAGCTACCATAATTTCTGCTTTTCCTGAGGCGAAATAAGCCATGGCAGCATCCTTTTCATCCGGTTTCATTTTTCCATGGAGCATGGTAACATTGTAATCTGAGAAAAAGTCCATGACATGTTCAAGGCCTTCCATTAGATTTTTGTAATCCAGTGTTTCAGATTCTTCAATCAGCGGATATACAAAGTAAATCTGTCTTCCTTTCTTTATTTCATCCCTACAGAAGTTATAAACATAAAGTCTGTCTTTTTCACGTCTGTGAGCCGTGATAATAGGCTTTCTTCCTACCGGCATCTCATCAATTACAGAAACATCAAGATCAGAATAAAAACTCATGGCCAATGTCCTTGGAATAGGAGTGGCAGTCATTACCAGAATATGCGGTGGAATCTTATTCTTGGCCCAAAGTTTTGCCCTTTGTACTACCCCAAACCTGTGCTGCTCATCTATAATAGCCAGCCCAAGATTCTTAAACTTTACCTTATCCTCTAAAACAGCATGAGTTCCTACAAGAATGGAAAGTGTACCATTTTCAAGTTCCTCATGAATAATTCTTCTCTCTGCAGCCTTAGTAGAGCCCGTCAAAAGCCTAATATTGATTCCTGTTTTCTCCAGTAAATCTTTAATTCCATTGTAGTGCTGCTGGGCAAGAATTTCTGTAGGTGCCATCATACAGCTCTGAAAACCATTATCCATGGCAATAAGCATTGTCAATAATGCCACCATTGTTTTTCCGGAGCCTACATCTCCCTGTAGAAGCCTGTTCATTTGAATCGGCCTTTTCATATCCATTCGGATTTCCTTTAAAACCCTCTTTTGTGCATTAGTCAGTTCAAAAGGAAGATGATGTTCATAAAAATCATTAAAATGATCTCCTATAACGGGAAAGGGATTGCCGAATGACTGAGTTTTATGATGAAGCTTTTTTAAGCCATATCCTAGTTGGAAAAAGAATGATTCTTCAAATTTCAGCCTGAAATCTGCCTTATCAAAATGCTCCATGTCTTTAGGGAAATGTACATTGAGAACAGCATGTTGCCTCGACATAAACTTGAATGTTTTCATTAAGTATTCAGGGAAATTTTCTTCAATCAGATTAGGAATTTCCTTACAAATATTTCTCAATGCATTTTGAAAAAATCTTTGGCCTAACCCTCTTTTCGTAAGTTTTTCAGAACTTGGATAAATGGGCTTTAAACGTAGATCCCCTTCTTTGTTTTCCTCAGCCTCTATTTCAGGATGTGGCATAGAAAACTGTCGATTGAAAACATTGATCTTTCCAAAAATATAAACATCGCGGTTAATGGGAAGCTGCTCTTTCAACCATTTTGAATACTGGAACCAAACAAGATCCATACTGCCCGTATCATCATTGAATTTGGCAGATAATCTTTTGGTCTTTCCTGTTTGAATTTCCTGAACCTGGGTAATTCTTCCCTTCAATTGGATTTCCTGACTCGTTTCTTCCTGAAGCTGGGAAACTTTATAGACTTTACTTTTATCCAGATAACGGATAGGATAGAAGTTGAGCATATCTTCTACAGTGGATAATCCTAACACACTTTTGATGAGTTTGGCTCTTTCCGGACCTATCCCTTTTACGTATTCTATGGAAGTATCTAAAGTCATTTTTTATTTTGAAACTCGAATTTTGAGAGTCGAATTTAGAATGAGAAAAATAAAGTCTCGAATTTCGGTAAAATAAAAAAGACTTCCAAAAAAAATTGAAAGTCTTAAGTTTGTTTATAGGTATTAATCCGAAATTGGATTGTCTGTTAATCTTTAATTTTAGATTTGAATTTTTTCTGATAATCTTCCCATTGTTCTCTGGTACGAATCTTTTTAAAGAGATCCTTTGAGATCAGTTCCAGATAAGGTTCCAGTTCCTTGGCAGATAATTCCCCTTGAAGAATAGTGATAGGATCACCATGTTCATCCAGGAATACAGTACTTGGGACTGCTCCTACATTCATATACTGGGTAAACTCATGCAGGGAGTTTCTTCCTTTTTTATGTTCTGTATTAGGATTGGAAAATGTTCTTCCAAAAATTTCAACTGTATTTTTTTCTTCAGCATTGAATTTTACAGGATAATAATTCTCATTTAAAATTTGGGCAATAACAGGATGTCCATATGTTTTTTTGTCCATGATTTTACATGGGCCGCACCAGTCTGCATAAAAATCAATAAGAATTTTCTTGGGATTTTCTTTTTGAGCCTTCAGTGCTTCTTCAATGGTCATCCATTTCACCTGTGCAAAACTAAAGTTTAATAGGAGTAAGAGAACTATGCTTAAAATTTTTTTCATAATTTGATATTTATATAAAAATAAGCATAATTACTTATTCTTTATTTTACCTCCTGCATTAATTTTTTCACATACGGTGATATCAAAATTAATACCACTCCGGCAATTACAGCGTACAATCCCAATTGTTTATATCCATCAGTATAAGTGATAAGTTCATCATAATTGGTAGACCCCTTTTTTGCTGTTGCAAGACTTGCTCCAATAATACCAGCAACGTATTGTCCATAAGCTGATGCCAGGAACCACATCCCCATCATCATTCCCTGAAGATTTTTTGTGGATAGCTTGGTCATAATGGATAATCCAATAGGAGAGAGGCAAAGTTCTCCAAGGGTGATAATTAATAATGCCAATGTGAAGAAATTCAATGAAGTGATTCCTTGAAGATCTGCAAATAAACGGGTTGCGAATAAAACATAATATCCTAATCCCAGGAAAATAAA
This genomic interval from Chryseobacterium joostei contains the following:
- a CDS encoding thioredoxin family protein, with the translated sequence MKKILSIVLLLLLNFSFAQVKWMTIEEALKAQKENPKKILIDFYADWCGPCKIMDKKTYGHPVIAQILNENYYPVKFNAEEKNTVEIFGRTFSNPNTEHKKGRNSLHEFTQYMNVGAVPSTVFLDEHGDPITILQGELSAKELEPYLELISKDLFKKIRTREQWEDYQKKFKSKIKD
- the recG gene encoding ATP-dependent DNA helicase RecG yields the protein MTLDTSIEYVKGIGPERAKLIKSVLGLSTVEDMLNFYPIRYLDKSKVYKVSQLQEETSQEIQLKGRITQVQEIQTGKTKRLSAKFNDDTGSMDLVWFQYSKWLKEQLPINRDVYIFGKINVFNRQFSMPHPEIEAEENKEGDLRLKPIYPSSEKLTKRGLGQRFFQNALRNICKEIPNLIEENFPEYLMKTFKFMSRQHAVLNVHFPKDMEHFDKADFRLKFEESFFFQLGYGLKKLHHKTQSFGNPFPVIGDHFNDFYEHHLPFELTNAQKRVLKEIRMDMKRPIQMNRLLQGDVGSGKTMVALLTMLIAMDNGFQSCMMAPTEILAQQHYNGIKDLLEKTGINIRLLTGSTKAAERRIIHEELENGTLSILVGTHAVLEDKVKFKNLGLAIIDEQHRFGVVQRAKLWAKNKIPPHILVMTATPIPRTLAMSFYSDLDVSVIDEMPVGRKPIITAHRREKDRLYVYNFCRDEIKKGRQIYFVYPLIEESETLDYKNLMEGLEHVMDFFSDYNVTMLHGKMKPDEKDAAMAYFASGKAEIMVATTVIEVGVNVPNASVMVIESSERFGLSQLHQLRGRVGRGAEQSYCILMTSDKLSKESRTRIKTMTETNDGFKISEVDMQLRGPGDILGTQQSGVVDFKRLDLVKDSAIIKTTKNTVDKILEADPMLARPDNLIIKNYYIRYYKGKNKWSKIS